The proteins below are encoded in one region of Malaclemys terrapin pileata isolate rMalTer1 chromosome 8, rMalTer1.hap1, whole genome shotgun sequence:
- the FIRRM gene encoding uncharacterized protein C1orf112 homolog isoform X1, with product MSPADPELLLRELGGWDGALCRRELPCVLPRLLSMYQNSDDWTEHIRVLRILTEMFLPHINLSELEQTFFSKVLPKAIQLFDDLLYELSSQAKGLTSQNIELCKAVRNVLQTMVQLLETLTGCVRHICTLQEPVPLENIRTLPSSILYVIKNTFMHCKDSESLYSECLHLISDLLQSLFKETYSLQKQLMELLDMISMESASAEDSIVDMVSVIHTVLEICSVISNMDHALHANTWKFIIKQSLKHHSLLQSHLKHKDILSGLCKDTLFSFHSCLQLAEQMKLSGTQETTDYKLFQRTVKLCRFFANSLVHYIKEFIPFLSDSCCRLHQLYLQIYSKFPPSLYAPVISEAHRDEIARVFLVALDPLIHQLLPFRPFLEQVLSEKLDLSPELHLPQCHLLVTIMDKLPSQPENVQAVWTTGSQFSAEVPRLSLFSALFLGFQQCSGELSLPVCLPRVMDNGQAEVPVSLYHHFCVHLCAFIASTPPSHFPQLEHALLDAVLGSSMITSLLAMDSWCFLARYGTAELCAHHVFVIAHLIKSCPGECYQLSVLGVLLRRMLFLMAPDHQVEFTQKFPPKEAENLLLWQHISLKALTPDLRKQVAHQLCAVGLTQCRQWLSGRCTLGELPPVNVALSVLLSVCNSAGDTLEAGLQAAVLGATSQLWALLKGKQVSSQPCLQQTLCLLLPLLEFFIQTLDPQLITQVFAMQASLLELDPPDHVRLAALDLLSSMGKLFMPQEIQGQVIPKLSYLFASLLADKTWLIYQHALEAFTQFAETTKHEDVVPQCLNSEETKNKVVCFLAKARQGEETAEARAERVKQEKAVCSAHLLKMKMDGEWGSALEPLAKRACHSPCEEQYKSAIDTAERALEAVKLLLQKGPSPAWLAVKLEALQTAVAILRNTVQ from the exons ATGTCCCCGGCGGACCCCGAGCTGCTGCTGCGGGAGCTGGGCGGCTGGGACGGGGCGCTCTGCCGCCGGGAGCTGCCCTGCGTCCTGCCCCGCCTGCTC tCTATGTATCAAAATTCTGATGACTGGACCGAGCATATTC GTGTGCTGAGGATTCTGACTGAAATGTTTCTGCCTCATATCAACCTTTCAGAATTAGAGCAAACCTTTTTCTCAAAAGTGTTACCCAAG GCAATACAATTATTTGATGATTTGTTGTATGAATTATCCAGTCAAGCCAAAGGACTAACCAGCCAGAACATAGAATTATGCAAAGCGGTGAGGAATGTTTTACAG ACGATGGTGCAGCTGCTGGAAACTCTGACGGGTTGTGTGCGACATATCTGTACCCTGCAGGAGCCTGTGCCTCTAGAGAATATCCGTACCCTTCCTTCTTCCATTCTTTATGTAATCAAAAACACATTTATGCACTGCAAG GACAGCGAGTCACTGTACAGTGAGTGCCTGCACTTGATTTCTGACCTCCTGCAATCTCTGTTTAAAGAGACCTATTCTCTTCAAAAGCAGCTTATGGAGCTGCTTGATATGATCTCTATGGAATCTGCTTCTGCTGAGGACAGTATTGTAGATATGGTATCAG TGATCCACACTGTGCTGGAGATCTGCTCTGTCATTTCCAACATGGACCATGCCCTTCATGCCAACACATGGAAGTTCATAATCAA GCAAAGCCTCAAGCACCATTCCCTGCTACAGAGCCATTTGAAACACAAGGACATCCTCAGTGGCCTGTGCAAGGACACCCTCTTCTCGTTCCATTCCTGTTTGCAGCTGGCTGAGCAGATGAAGCTCTCTGGGACACAG GAGACCACTGACTACAAGTTGTTCCAGAGGACAGTCAAACTGTGTAGATTCTTTGCTAATTCTCTTGTTCACTACATCAAG GAATTTATTCCTTTCCTCTCTGATTCCTGCTGTCGATTACACCAGCTGTATCTTCAGATATATAG caaATTTCCTCCTAGTCTGTATGCTCCGGTGATTTCAGAGGCCCATCGAGATGAAATAGCCAGGGTTTTTCTGGTGGCACTGGACCCTCTCATTCACCAGCTTCTTCCTTTCAGGCCTTTTCTGGAGCAGGTATTAAGTGAAAAATTAG ATCTTTCTCCTGAGTTGCATCTGCCGCAGTGTCATCTTCTGGTTACCATAATGGACAAGCTGCCCTCTCAGCCTGAGAATGTGCAGGCTGTCTGGACCACAGGAAGCCAGTTCTCAGCAGAGGTTCCCAG GCTCTCTTTATTCTCAGCCCTTTTTCTCGGTTTCCAGCAGTGCTCTGGTGAGCTCTCTCTTCCTGTTTGTTTGCCTCGAGTGATGGATAATGGACAAGCTGAGGTTCCTGTCAGCCTGTATCACCACTTCTGTGTCCACTTGTGTGCCTTCATTGCATCCACACCCCCATCACACTTTCCTCAGCTG GAGCATGCTCTGCTGGATGCAGTCCTTGGTTCTAGTATGATCACCTCTCTACTGGCTATGGATTCATGGTGCTTCCTGGCCCG GTATGGAACGGCTGAATTGTGTGCTCATCACGTCTTTGTGATAGCCCATTTG ATAAAGTCTTGCCCTGGCGAGTGTTACCAGCTCTCTGTCTTGGGGGtcctgctgaggcgtatgctgttCTTGATGGCTCCAGACCACCAG GTGGAGTTTACCCAAAAATTTCCTCCCAAAGAAGCAGAGAACCTGCTCCTGTGGCAGCATATTTCTCTCAAGGCCCTAACTCCCGATCTTAGGAAACAAGTGGCGCACCAGCTCTGTGCGGTGGGGCTCACACAATGCAGGCAGTGGCTGAGCGGCAGGTGCACTCTGGGAGAACTCCCACCTGTG AACGTTGCTCTCTCTGTCTTGCTGTCTGTGTGCAATTCTGCTGGCGACACTCTGGAGGCAGGACTACAGGCAGCAGTGTTGGGAGCTACTAGtcagctctgggctctcctcaAGGGCAAGCAG GTCTCAAGTCAGCCATGCCTCCAGCAGACACTTTGCTTGCTCCTTCCACTACTGGAATTTTTCATCCAAACATTAGACCCTCAACTGATAACTCAG GTGTTTGCAATGCAAGCTTCCCTCCTTGAGTTGGATCCCCCAGATCATGTTCGCTTGGCAGCACTCGATCTTCTCTCTTCCATGGGGAAATTGTTTATGCCACAAGAAATTCAG GGGCAAGTTATACCCAAGCTGTCATATCTCTTTGCCTCTCTGTTGGCCGACAAGACTTGGCTGATTTACCAACATGCACTGGAGGCATTCACTCAGTTTGCAGAG ACAACAAAGCATGAAGATGTAGTTCCTCAGTGCCTTAATTCTGAAGAAACTAAAAACAAGGTTGTTTGCTTTCTGGCCAAG gcaaggcagggagaggagactgCAGAAGCAAGGGCAGAACGAGTGAAACAGGAAAAGGCCGTCTGCAGTGCACACTTGCTTAAAATgaaaatggatggagaatggggcTCAGCATTAGAG CCCTTAGCAAAGAGAGCTTGTCACTCACCCTGTGAGGAGCAGTACAAGTCTGCTATAGACACTGCTGAGAGAGCGCTGGAAGCTGTGAAACTGCTGCTGCAGAAAGGACCATCTCCTGCTTGGCTTGCAGTGAAATTAGAGGCTCTACAGACAGCAGTAGCCATCTTAAGAAACACTGTACAATAA
- the FIRRM gene encoding uncharacterized protein C1orf112 homolog isoform X3, with product MTGPSIFAIQLFDDLLYELSSQAKGLTSQNIELCKAVRNVLQTMVQLLETLTGCVRHICTLQEPVPLENIRTLPSSILYVIKNTFMHCKDSESLYSECLHLISDLLQSLFKETYSLQKQLMELLDMISMESASAEDSIVDMVSVIHTVLEICSVISNMDHALHANTWKFIIKQSLKHHSLLQSHLKHKDILSGLCKDTLFSFHSCLQLAEQMKLSGTQETTDYKLFQRTVKLCRFFANSLVHYIKEFIPFLSDSCCRLHQLYLQIYSKFPPSLYAPVISEAHRDEIARVFLVALDPLIHQLLPFRPFLEQVLSEKLDLSPELHLPQCHLLVTIMDKLPSQPENVQAVWTTGSQFSAEVPRLSLFSALFLGFQQCSGELSLPVCLPRVMDNGQAEVPVSLYHHFCVHLCAFIASTPPSHFPQLEHALLDAVLGSSMITSLLAMDSWCFLARYGTAELCAHHVFVIAHLIKSCPGECYQLSVLGVLLRRMLFLMAPDHQVEFTQKFPPKEAENLLLWQHISLKALTPDLRKQVAHQLCAVGLTQCRQWLSGRCTLGELPPVNVALSVLLSVCNSAGDTLEAGLQAAVLGATSQLWALLKGKQVSSQPCLQQTLCLLLPLLEFFIQTLDPQLITQVFAMQASLLELDPPDHVRLAALDLLSSMGKLFMPQEIQGQVIPKLSYLFASLLADKTWLIYQHALEAFTQFAETTKHEDVVPQCLNSEETKNKVVCFLAKARQGEETAEARAERVKQEKAVCSAHLLKMKMDGEWGSALEPLAKRACHSPCEEQYKSAIDTAERALEAVKLLLQKGPSPAWLAVKLEALQTAVAILRNTVQ from the exons ATGACTGGACCGAGCATATTC GCAATACAATTATTTGATGATTTGTTGTATGAATTATCCAGTCAAGCCAAAGGACTAACCAGCCAGAACATAGAATTATGCAAAGCGGTGAGGAATGTTTTACAG ACGATGGTGCAGCTGCTGGAAACTCTGACGGGTTGTGTGCGACATATCTGTACCCTGCAGGAGCCTGTGCCTCTAGAGAATATCCGTACCCTTCCTTCTTCCATTCTTTATGTAATCAAAAACACATTTATGCACTGCAAG GACAGCGAGTCACTGTACAGTGAGTGCCTGCACTTGATTTCTGACCTCCTGCAATCTCTGTTTAAAGAGACCTATTCTCTTCAAAAGCAGCTTATGGAGCTGCTTGATATGATCTCTATGGAATCTGCTTCTGCTGAGGACAGTATTGTAGATATGGTATCAG TGATCCACACTGTGCTGGAGATCTGCTCTGTCATTTCCAACATGGACCATGCCCTTCATGCCAACACATGGAAGTTCATAATCAA GCAAAGCCTCAAGCACCATTCCCTGCTACAGAGCCATTTGAAACACAAGGACATCCTCAGTGGCCTGTGCAAGGACACCCTCTTCTCGTTCCATTCCTGTTTGCAGCTGGCTGAGCAGATGAAGCTCTCTGGGACACAG GAGACCACTGACTACAAGTTGTTCCAGAGGACAGTCAAACTGTGTAGATTCTTTGCTAATTCTCTTGTTCACTACATCAAG GAATTTATTCCTTTCCTCTCTGATTCCTGCTGTCGATTACACCAGCTGTATCTTCAGATATATAG caaATTTCCTCCTAGTCTGTATGCTCCGGTGATTTCAGAGGCCCATCGAGATGAAATAGCCAGGGTTTTTCTGGTGGCACTGGACCCTCTCATTCACCAGCTTCTTCCTTTCAGGCCTTTTCTGGAGCAGGTATTAAGTGAAAAATTAG ATCTTTCTCCTGAGTTGCATCTGCCGCAGTGTCATCTTCTGGTTACCATAATGGACAAGCTGCCCTCTCAGCCTGAGAATGTGCAGGCTGTCTGGACCACAGGAAGCCAGTTCTCAGCAGAGGTTCCCAG GCTCTCTTTATTCTCAGCCCTTTTTCTCGGTTTCCAGCAGTGCTCTGGTGAGCTCTCTCTTCCTGTTTGTTTGCCTCGAGTGATGGATAATGGACAAGCTGAGGTTCCTGTCAGCCTGTATCACCACTTCTGTGTCCACTTGTGTGCCTTCATTGCATCCACACCCCCATCACACTTTCCTCAGCTG GAGCATGCTCTGCTGGATGCAGTCCTTGGTTCTAGTATGATCACCTCTCTACTGGCTATGGATTCATGGTGCTTCCTGGCCCG GTATGGAACGGCTGAATTGTGTGCTCATCACGTCTTTGTGATAGCCCATTTG ATAAAGTCTTGCCCTGGCGAGTGTTACCAGCTCTCTGTCTTGGGGGtcctgctgaggcgtatgctgttCTTGATGGCTCCAGACCACCAG GTGGAGTTTACCCAAAAATTTCCTCCCAAAGAAGCAGAGAACCTGCTCCTGTGGCAGCATATTTCTCTCAAGGCCCTAACTCCCGATCTTAGGAAACAAGTGGCGCACCAGCTCTGTGCGGTGGGGCTCACACAATGCAGGCAGTGGCTGAGCGGCAGGTGCACTCTGGGAGAACTCCCACCTGTG AACGTTGCTCTCTCTGTCTTGCTGTCTGTGTGCAATTCTGCTGGCGACACTCTGGAGGCAGGACTACAGGCAGCAGTGTTGGGAGCTACTAGtcagctctgggctctcctcaAGGGCAAGCAG GTCTCAAGTCAGCCATGCCTCCAGCAGACACTTTGCTTGCTCCTTCCACTACTGGAATTTTTCATCCAAACATTAGACCCTCAACTGATAACTCAG GTGTTTGCAATGCAAGCTTCCCTCCTTGAGTTGGATCCCCCAGATCATGTTCGCTTGGCAGCACTCGATCTTCTCTCTTCCATGGGGAAATTGTTTATGCCACAAGAAATTCAG GGGCAAGTTATACCCAAGCTGTCATATCTCTTTGCCTCTCTGTTGGCCGACAAGACTTGGCTGATTTACCAACATGCACTGGAGGCATTCACTCAGTTTGCAGAG ACAACAAAGCATGAAGATGTAGTTCCTCAGTGCCTTAATTCTGAAGAAACTAAAAACAAGGTTGTTTGCTTTCTGGCCAAG gcaaggcagggagaggagactgCAGAAGCAAGGGCAGAACGAGTGAAACAGGAAAAGGCCGTCTGCAGTGCACACTTGCTTAAAATgaaaatggatggagaatggggcTCAGCATTAGAG CCCTTAGCAAAGAGAGCTTGTCACTCACCCTGTGAGGAGCAGTACAAGTCTGCTATAGACACTGCTGAGAGAGCGCTGGAAGCTGTGAAACTGCTGCTGCAGAAAGGACCATCTCCTGCTTGGCTTGCAGTGAAATTAGAGGCTCTACAGACAGCAGTAGCCATCTTAAGAAACACTGTACAATAA
- the FIRRM gene encoding uncharacterized protein C1orf112 homolog isoform X4, with product MVQLLETLTGCVRHICTLQEPVPLENIRTLPSSILYVIKNTFMHCKDSESLYSECLHLISDLLQSLFKETYSLQKQLMELLDMISMESASAEDSIVDMVSVIHTVLEICSVISNMDHALHANTWKFIIKQSLKHHSLLQSHLKHKDILSGLCKDTLFSFHSCLQLAEQMKLSGTQETTDYKLFQRTVKLCRFFANSLVHYIKEFIPFLSDSCCRLHQLYLQIYSKFPPSLYAPVISEAHRDEIARVFLVALDPLIHQLLPFRPFLEQVLSEKLDLSPELHLPQCHLLVTIMDKLPSQPENVQAVWTTGSQFSAEVPRLSLFSALFLGFQQCSGELSLPVCLPRVMDNGQAEVPVSLYHHFCVHLCAFIASTPPSHFPQLEHALLDAVLGSSMITSLLAMDSWCFLARYGTAELCAHHVFVIAHLIKSCPGECYQLSVLGVLLRRMLFLMAPDHQVEFTQKFPPKEAENLLLWQHISLKALTPDLRKQVAHQLCAVGLTQCRQWLSGRCTLGELPPVNVALSVLLSVCNSAGDTLEAGLQAAVLGATSQLWALLKGKQVSSQPCLQQTLCLLLPLLEFFIQTLDPQLITQVFAMQASLLELDPPDHVRLAALDLLSSMGKLFMPQEIQGQVIPKLSYLFASLLADKTWLIYQHALEAFTQFAETTKHEDVVPQCLNSEETKNKVVCFLAKARQGEETAEARAERVKQEKAVCSAHLLKMKMDGEWGSALEPLAKRACHSPCEEQYKSAIDTAERALEAVKLLLQKGPSPAWLAVKLEALQTAVAILRNTVQ from the exons ATGGTGCAGCTGCTGGAAACTCTGACGGGTTGTGTGCGACATATCTGTACCCTGCAGGAGCCTGTGCCTCTAGAGAATATCCGTACCCTTCCTTCTTCCATTCTTTATGTAATCAAAAACACATTTATGCACTGCAAG GACAGCGAGTCACTGTACAGTGAGTGCCTGCACTTGATTTCTGACCTCCTGCAATCTCTGTTTAAAGAGACCTATTCTCTTCAAAAGCAGCTTATGGAGCTGCTTGATATGATCTCTATGGAATCTGCTTCTGCTGAGGACAGTATTGTAGATATGGTATCAG TGATCCACACTGTGCTGGAGATCTGCTCTGTCATTTCCAACATGGACCATGCCCTTCATGCCAACACATGGAAGTTCATAATCAA GCAAAGCCTCAAGCACCATTCCCTGCTACAGAGCCATTTGAAACACAAGGACATCCTCAGTGGCCTGTGCAAGGACACCCTCTTCTCGTTCCATTCCTGTTTGCAGCTGGCTGAGCAGATGAAGCTCTCTGGGACACAG GAGACCACTGACTACAAGTTGTTCCAGAGGACAGTCAAACTGTGTAGATTCTTTGCTAATTCTCTTGTTCACTACATCAAG GAATTTATTCCTTTCCTCTCTGATTCCTGCTGTCGATTACACCAGCTGTATCTTCAGATATATAG caaATTTCCTCCTAGTCTGTATGCTCCGGTGATTTCAGAGGCCCATCGAGATGAAATAGCCAGGGTTTTTCTGGTGGCACTGGACCCTCTCATTCACCAGCTTCTTCCTTTCAGGCCTTTTCTGGAGCAGGTATTAAGTGAAAAATTAG ATCTTTCTCCTGAGTTGCATCTGCCGCAGTGTCATCTTCTGGTTACCATAATGGACAAGCTGCCCTCTCAGCCTGAGAATGTGCAGGCTGTCTGGACCACAGGAAGCCAGTTCTCAGCAGAGGTTCCCAG GCTCTCTTTATTCTCAGCCCTTTTTCTCGGTTTCCAGCAGTGCTCTGGTGAGCTCTCTCTTCCTGTTTGTTTGCCTCGAGTGATGGATAATGGACAAGCTGAGGTTCCTGTCAGCCTGTATCACCACTTCTGTGTCCACTTGTGTGCCTTCATTGCATCCACACCCCCATCACACTTTCCTCAGCTG GAGCATGCTCTGCTGGATGCAGTCCTTGGTTCTAGTATGATCACCTCTCTACTGGCTATGGATTCATGGTGCTTCCTGGCCCG GTATGGAACGGCTGAATTGTGTGCTCATCACGTCTTTGTGATAGCCCATTTG ATAAAGTCTTGCCCTGGCGAGTGTTACCAGCTCTCTGTCTTGGGGGtcctgctgaggcgtatgctgttCTTGATGGCTCCAGACCACCAG GTGGAGTTTACCCAAAAATTTCCTCCCAAAGAAGCAGAGAACCTGCTCCTGTGGCAGCATATTTCTCTCAAGGCCCTAACTCCCGATCTTAGGAAACAAGTGGCGCACCAGCTCTGTGCGGTGGGGCTCACACAATGCAGGCAGTGGCTGAGCGGCAGGTGCACTCTGGGAGAACTCCCACCTGTG AACGTTGCTCTCTCTGTCTTGCTGTCTGTGTGCAATTCTGCTGGCGACACTCTGGAGGCAGGACTACAGGCAGCAGTGTTGGGAGCTACTAGtcagctctgggctctcctcaAGGGCAAGCAG GTCTCAAGTCAGCCATGCCTCCAGCAGACACTTTGCTTGCTCCTTCCACTACTGGAATTTTTCATCCAAACATTAGACCCTCAACTGATAACTCAG GTGTTTGCAATGCAAGCTTCCCTCCTTGAGTTGGATCCCCCAGATCATGTTCGCTTGGCAGCACTCGATCTTCTCTCTTCCATGGGGAAATTGTTTATGCCACAAGAAATTCAG GGGCAAGTTATACCCAAGCTGTCATATCTCTTTGCCTCTCTGTTGGCCGACAAGACTTGGCTGATTTACCAACATGCACTGGAGGCATTCACTCAGTTTGCAGAG ACAACAAAGCATGAAGATGTAGTTCCTCAGTGCCTTAATTCTGAAGAAACTAAAAACAAGGTTGTTTGCTTTCTGGCCAAG gcaaggcagggagaggagactgCAGAAGCAAGGGCAGAACGAGTGAAACAGGAAAAGGCCGTCTGCAGTGCACACTTGCTTAAAATgaaaatggatggagaatggggcTCAGCATTAGAG CCCTTAGCAAAGAGAGCTTGTCACTCACCCTGTGAGGAGCAGTACAAGTCTGCTATAGACACTGCTGAGAGAGCGCTGGAAGCTGTGAAACTGCTGCTGCAGAAAGGACCATCTCCTGCTTGGCTTGCAGTGAAATTAGAGGCTCTACAGACAGCAGTAGCCATCTTAAGAAACACTGTACAATAA
- the FIRRM gene encoding uncharacterized protein C1orf112 homolog isoform X2, producing the protein MSPADPELLLRELGGWDGALCRRELPCVLPRLLSMYQNSDDWTEHIRVLRILTEMFLPHINLSELEQTFFSKVLPKAIQLFDDLLYELSSQAKGLTSQNIELCKAVRNVLQTMVQLLETLTGCVRHICTLQEPVPLENIRTLPSSILYVIKNTFMHCKDSESLYSECLHLISDLLQSLFKETYSLQKQLMELLDMISMESASAEDSIVDMVSVIHTVLEICSVISNMDHALHANTWKFIIKQSLKHHSLLQSHLKHKDILSGLCKDTLFSFHSCLQLAEQMKLSGTQETTDYKLFQRTVKLCRFFANSLVHYIKEFIPFLSDSCCRLHQLYLQIYSKFPPSLYAPVISEAHRDEIARVFLVALDPLIHQLLPFRPFLEQVLSEKLDLSPELHLPQCHLLVTIMDKLPSQPENVQAVWTTGSQFSAEVPRLSLFSALFLGFQQCSGELSLPVCLPRVMDNGQAEVPVSLYHHFCVHLCAFIASTPPSHFPQLEHALLDAVLGSSMITSLLAMDSWCFLARYGTAELCAHHVFVIAHLIKSCPGECYQLSVLGVLLRRMLFLMAPDHQVEFTQKFPPKEAENLLLWQHISLKALTPDLRKQVAHQLCAVGLTQCRQWLSGRCTLGELPPVVSSQPCLQQTLCLLLPLLEFFIQTLDPQLITQVFAMQASLLELDPPDHVRLAALDLLSSMGKLFMPQEIQGQVIPKLSYLFASLLADKTWLIYQHALEAFTQFAETTKHEDVVPQCLNSEETKNKVVCFLAKARQGEETAEARAERVKQEKAVCSAHLLKMKMDGEWGSALEPLAKRACHSPCEEQYKSAIDTAERALEAVKLLLQKGPSPAWLAVKLEALQTAVAILRNTVQ; encoded by the exons ATGTCCCCGGCGGACCCCGAGCTGCTGCTGCGGGAGCTGGGCGGCTGGGACGGGGCGCTCTGCCGCCGGGAGCTGCCCTGCGTCCTGCCCCGCCTGCTC tCTATGTATCAAAATTCTGATGACTGGACCGAGCATATTC GTGTGCTGAGGATTCTGACTGAAATGTTTCTGCCTCATATCAACCTTTCAGAATTAGAGCAAACCTTTTTCTCAAAAGTGTTACCCAAG GCAATACAATTATTTGATGATTTGTTGTATGAATTATCCAGTCAAGCCAAAGGACTAACCAGCCAGAACATAGAATTATGCAAAGCGGTGAGGAATGTTTTACAG ACGATGGTGCAGCTGCTGGAAACTCTGACGGGTTGTGTGCGACATATCTGTACCCTGCAGGAGCCTGTGCCTCTAGAGAATATCCGTACCCTTCCTTCTTCCATTCTTTATGTAATCAAAAACACATTTATGCACTGCAAG GACAGCGAGTCACTGTACAGTGAGTGCCTGCACTTGATTTCTGACCTCCTGCAATCTCTGTTTAAAGAGACCTATTCTCTTCAAAAGCAGCTTATGGAGCTGCTTGATATGATCTCTATGGAATCTGCTTCTGCTGAGGACAGTATTGTAGATATGGTATCAG TGATCCACACTGTGCTGGAGATCTGCTCTGTCATTTCCAACATGGACCATGCCCTTCATGCCAACACATGGAAGTTCATAATCAA GCAAAGCCTCAAGCACCATTCCCTGCTACAGAGCCATTTGAAACACAAGGACATCCTCAGTGGCCTGTGCAAGGACACCCTCTTCTCGTTCCATTCCTGTTTGCAGCTGGCTGAGCAGATGAAGCTCTCTGGGACACAG GAGACCACTGACTACAAGTTGTTCCAGAGGACAGTCAAACTGTGTAGATTCTTTGCTAATTCTCTTGTTCACTACATCAAG GAATTTATTCCTTTCCTCTCTGATTCCTGCTGTCGATTACACCAGCTGTATCTTCAGATATATAG caaATTTCCTCCTAGTCTGTATGCTCCGGTGATTTCAGAGGCCCATCGAGATGAAATAGCCAGGGTTTTTCTGGTGGCACTGGACCCTCTCATTCACCAGCTTCTTCCTTTCAGGCCTTTTCTGGAGCAGGTATTAAGTGAAAAATTAG ATCTTTCTCCTGAGTTGCATCTGCCGCAGTGTCATCTTCTGGTTACCATAATGGACAAGCTGCCCTCTCAGCCTGAGAATGTGCAGGCTGTCTGGACCACAGGAAGCCAGTTCTCAGCAGAGGTTCCCAG GCTCTCTTTATTCTCAGCCCTTTTTCTCGGTTTCCAGCAGTGCTCTGGTGAGCTCTCTCTTCCTGTTTGTTTGCCTCGAGTGATGGATAATGGACAAGCTGAGGTTCCTGTCAGCCTGTATCACCACTTCTGTGTCCACTTGTGTGCCTTCATTGCATCCACACCCCCATCACACTTTCCTCAGCTG GAGCATGCTCTGCTGGATGCAGTCCTTGGTTCTAGTATGATCACCTCTCTACTGGCTATGGATTCATGGTGCTTCCTGGCCCG GTATGGAACGGCTGAATTGTGTGCTCATCACGTCTTTGTGATAGCCCATTTG ATAAAGTCTTGCCCTGGCGAGTGTTACCAGCTCTCTGTCTTGGGGGtcctgctgaggcgtatgctgttCTTGATGGCTCCAGACCACCAG GTGGAGTTTACCCAAAAATTTCCTCCCAAAGAAGCAGAGAACCTGCTCCTGTGGCAGCATATTTCTCTCAAGGCCCTAACTCCCGATCTTAGGAAACAAGTGGCGCACCAGCTCTGTGCGGTGGGGCTCACACAATGCAGGCAGTGGCTGAGCGGCAGGTGCACTCTGGGAGAACTCCCACCTGTG GTCTCAAGTCAGCCATGCCTCCAGCAGACACTTTGCTTGCTCCTTCCACTACTGGAATTTTTCATCCAAACATTAGACCCTCAACTGATAACTCAG GTGTTTGCAATGCAAGCTTCCCTCCTTGAGTTGGATCCCCCAGATCATGTTCGCTTGGCAGCACTCGATCTTCTCTCTTCCATGGGGAAATTGTTTATGCCACAAGAAATTCAG GGGCAAGTTATACCCAAGCTGTCATATCTCTTTGCCTCTCTGTTGGCCGACAAGACTTGGCTGATTTACCAACATGCACTGGAGGCATTCACTCAGTTTGCAGAG ACAACAAAGCATGAAGATGTAGTTCCTCAGTGCCTTAATTCTGAAGAAACTAAAAACAAGGTTGTTTGCTTTCTGGCCAAG gcaaggcagggagaggagactgCAGAAGCAAGGGCAGAACGAGTGAAACAGGAAAAGGCCGTCTGCAGTGCACACTTGCTTAAAATgaaaatggatggagaatggggcTCAGCATTAGAG CCCTTAGCAAAGAGAGCTTGTCACTCACCCTGTGAGGAGCAGTACAAGTCTGCTATAGACACTGCTGAGAGAGCGCTGGAAGCTGTGAAACTGCTGCTGCAGAAAGGACCATCTCCTGCTTGGCTTGCAGTGAAATTAGAGGCTCTACAGACAGCAGTAGCCATCTTAAGAAACACTGTACAATAA